One window of Deltaproteobacteria bacterium genomic DNA carries:
- a CDS encoding FHA domain-containing protein — MGETVVFGQHQKMVPPLKLVVVPGRSMGSGEAPLGGTPLEFLVFFGRQSYGRGPDNEIILDHPTVSKRHGVIDYHKEGEVIFYDLSSLNGISFNGKKKPVVSIKKGQSIQVGGIYLKLVGGDDHYGARPATPLRWMKSKKQWIAVTAVISLMSGFSFLAWSQMETRKENSAPLAEFVTPGASALPLTRPPELALPLSPTLPLPQGLPSVAKGEGSKVRSYPKQRMVSILPRESQRRYR; from the coding sequence ATGGGCGAGACAGTCGTTTTTGGGCAACATCAAAAGATGGTTCCACCGTTAAAACTGGTGGTCGTTCCTGGCCGGTCAATGGGGTCGGGTGAAGCACCCTTGGGTGGAACACCCCTGGAGTTTCTGGTCTTCTTCGGCCGACAGAGTTACGGCCGCGGACCGGACAACGAGATCATCCTCGACCACCCGACCGTCTCCAAGAGGCATGGGGTGATCGACTATCACAAGGAAGGGGAGGTGATCTTTTACGACCTCTCCTCACTCAACGGGATTTCTTTTAACGGAAAAAAGAAACCGGTTGTTTCGATCAAAAAGGGGCAGTCCATCCAGGTGGGGGGGATTTATTTAAAACTGGTGGGGGGGGATGATCATTACGGGGCGCGGCCGGCAACGCCCCTCCGATGGATGAAATCAAAAAAACAATGGATCGCCGTAACGGCCGTAATTTCTCTGATGAGTGGGTTCTCGTTTTTGGCCTGGTCTCAAATGGAAACAAGGAAGGAAAACTCGGCCCCGTTGGCGGAATTTGTGACGCCGGGGGCCTCCGCACTCCCCCTCACCCGTCCGCCAGAGCTAGCGCTCCCCCTCTCCCCGACCCTCCCCCTCCCACAGGGACTTCCTTCGGTCGCAAAGGGGGAGGGAAGTAAGGTACGAAGCTATCCGAAGCAGAGAATGGTTTCGATCCTGCCGCGGGAATCTCAGAGGAGGTATCGATGA
- a CDS encoding tetratricopeptide repeat protein, whose translation MMVRQAHHVQKTLILAFCLLFTGCASMGRSPLQTAVADEMLEAKKMIRVGQYREAVDQLNMILQMNPNDEQAYFLRGVAHQSLEEFPAAVQDYETVIKKNPRSAKTYYNLGMIYAHKLDDPQRALVNLDRFLSLEPNHPQAGDTASLMMTLDERGQETSPEESQLKEHLSRLSSTENFLERRGKLAPLMQLYPDSAVLHYLMGQTYEREGRNDEAIRYYQSALELRPTDANTQQALGNLLIYEGKNAEGQGHLMKAKLFETPSSKG comes from the coding sequence ATGATGGTTCGACAGGCTCACCATGTCCAAAAAACCCTGATCCTCGCCTTCTGTCTCTTATTCACAGGCTGTGCCTCGATGGGGCGTTCGCCGCTCCAGACCGCCGTTGCCGATGAGATGCTGGAGGCCAAAAAGATGATCCGGGTGGGGCAGTATCGGGAGGCGGTCGACCAATTGAACATGATTCTCCAGATGAACCCCAATGACGAACAGGCCTACTTCCTGCGCGGCGTCGCCCACCAGAGTCTCGAAGAGTTTCCTGCCGCTGTCCAGGACTATGAAACGGTGATCAAGAAAAATCCAAGGTCGGCCAAGACGTATTACAACCTCGGGATGATCTACGCCCATAAACTGGATGACCCACAGCGGGCCCTTGTCAATCTGGACCGATTTCTTTCACTGGAACCGAACCACCCTCAGGCGGGGGATACCGCCAGTTTGATGATGACCCTTGACGAAAGGGGGCAGGAAACAAGCCCCGAAGAATCTCAATTGAAAGAACACCTCTCTCGCTTGTCCTCAACGGAAAACTTTTTGGAACGGCGCGGGAAACTGGCCCCCCTGATGCAACTTTACCCCGACTCGGCCGTCTTGCACTATTTGATGGGACAAACCTACGAACGGGAGGGGAGGAACGACGAGGCGATCCGCTACTACCAATCGGCCCTTGAGCTCCGGCCCACTGACGCCAACACCCAACAGGCGCTTGGAAATCTCCTGATCTATGAGGGAAAAAACGCGGAGGGACAGGGGCACCTCATGAAGGCCAAGTTGTTTGAAACTCCCTCTAGCAAAGGGTAA
- a CDS encoding OmpA family protein, which translates to MSKRIAALSLFLSLQLVPLSAIAFGTSDGVSAAAQIFFPVVDESRYLSIYSSQNLQQWQWRTGAVLHYSRNPLALGSAGGSTGKVISDVLWMNAYGSIGFFDWLQMGLDFPVALYEKFYDPNVASPSGKATTRMGDVRMEFKFRLVDIDQHNVGISLMPYGTFPTGDGGKFTGNNSFTGGIKLITDVDILDRAQIAINLGYLARKNFSVPGRAIRIDDLFTYGLGANVKITDWMEVIAEGYGSTVIPDAFDTSIVRELPLEADGGLRFFPTETLSATIAGGAGLTIGYGSPDFRIIASVAYTRPRRIELPPPPPPEPETLAYIEKKKIVITKRVHFEFDKSIIRPVSFPILQAVADILSQNPNVLKVRIEGHTDWIGSDAYNQKLSQNRANAVKKWLVDHRIAASRLEAVGYGEKQPIAENSTAIGRAKNRRVAFTILEQETRVPAFLTPADAAPTETPISAPPKNHKNYKVQ; encoded by the coding sequence ATGTCCAAGCGGATCGCCGCGTTGTCCCTTTTTCTTTCACTCCAACTGGTTCCCCTTTCGGCAATCGCCTTTGGCACCAGCGACGGTGTCTCGGCGGCGGCGCAGATCTTCTTTCCTGTGGTGGACGAAAGCCGGTACTTAAGCATTTACAGCTCCCAAAACCTGCAACAGTGGCAGTGGCGAACGGGGGCGGTCCTGCATTATTCGAGAAATCCCCTGGCCCTCGGGAGCGCCGGCGGAAGCACCGGCAAGGTGATCTCGGATGTCCTCTGGATGAATGCCTACGGTTCCATCGGATTTTTTGACTGGTTGCAGATGGGTTTGGACTTTCCGGTGGCCCTTTATGAAAAATTCTACGACCCCAACGTGGCCAGCCCTTCCGGCAAGGCAACAACCCGGATGGGGGATGTCCGGATGGAGTTCAAATTCCGCCTCGTGGATATCGACCAGCATAACGTCGGTATTTCCCTCATGCCGTATGGCACCTTCCCGACCGGCGATGGCGGCAAGTTTACCGGCAACAACAGCTTTACCGGCGGGATCAAACTGATCACCGATGTGGATATTCTGGATCGGGCGCAGATCGCGATCAATCTGGGATACCTGGCCCGCAAAAATTTCAGCGTCCCGGGCCGGGCGATCCGGATCGATGACCTGTTCACCTACGGGCTCGGGGCCAACGTCAAGATCACCGACTGGATGGAGGTCATTGCCGAAGGGTACGGTTCCACCGTCATCCCGGATGCCTTCGACACCTCTATCGTCCGTGAACTCCCCCTGGAGGCGGATGGAGGCCTCCGTTTTTTTCCGACCGAAACCCTTTCAGCCACCATCGCCGGGGGGGCCGGGTTGACGATCGGTTACGGTTCTCCTGATTTCAGGATCATTGCCAGTGTCGCCTATACCCGTCCTCGCCGTATTGAACTCCCGCCGCCGCCACCACCGGAGCCGGAAACACTTGCCTACATCGAAAAGAAAAAGATCGTCATCACCAAGCGGGTCCATTTTGAATTCGATAAATCGATCATCCGGCCAGTTTCCTTCCCGATCCTCCAGGCGGTGGCCGATATTTTGTCGCAGAACCCGAACGTCCTGAAGGTAAGGATCGAAGGACATACCGACTGGATCGGTTCGGATGCCTACAACCAGAAACTCTCGCAGAACAGGGCCAATGCCGTGAAGAAATGGCTGGTCGATCATCGGATCGCCGCGAGCCGTCTGGAGGCGGTTGGCTACGGAGAGAAACAACCGATCGCTGAAAACAGCACCGCCATCGGCCGGGCCAAGAACCGGCGTGTTGCTTTTACTATTCTTGAGCAGGAGACGAGAGTGCCCGCCTTTTTGACTCCGGCCGATGCGGCACCGACCGAAACGCCGATCTCGGCCCCTCCCAAGAATCACAAAAACTACAAGGTTCAATAG
- the recG gene encoding ATP-dependent DNA helicase RecG, translating to MSESLATPVRYLKGVGPQVAELLGRKGIQTIGDLLFHIPYRYLDRRKLSSIRELMPGKDRTVVAEILTCGIAFAGRRRKKIFEMILSDGTGRISAKWFHFPSFMLAQFKKKMWVLLSGEATVYNKEAQFIHPELQILDAEEAPFAEAPGIIPLYPLTEGIGQRAIRRIVLAALEKSRSSLTETLPAGLREKERLLPLNEALEWIHNPSPNEDIRALNEFRSRAHERLIFEEFFFVELGIALKKRGVKEEQGVSFKVEGVFLSDFLKNLPFSLTGAQKKVLQEIAKDMSGPQPMNRLVQGDVGSGKTVVALTASVIAMQNGFQTALMAPTEILAEQHYLTGRVLLSGIGPGPQLLTSGTPKTVRQELLAKIKNGEAPLIIGTHALLEGEVVFKNLGLVLIDEQHRFGVLQRSLLRRKGISSTGLSPDIIVMTATPIPRTLSMTLYGDLDVSIIDELPAGRKPVPTRVVGERAREKVYDVIRRCLERGEQAYIVYPLVEESEKLDLKDATRMAEELKKRFPQNPVGLLHGRLSPDEKAEVMYSFKKKRIGLLVATTVIEVGIDVPNATLMIVEHAERFGLAQLHQLRGRVGRGEKNSLCLLMVGGVRSDEAKRRLAVMEETNDGFRIAEEDLAIRGPGEFLGTRQSGLPDFHIANLIRDLPILSVARKEAFRLVEEDPSLQKEEHRPLKQVVRERWQGKLELAEVA from the coding sequence ATGTCGGAGAGTCTGGCCACCCCTGTGAGGTACCTGAAAGGGGTTGGGCCCCAGGTTGCTGAACTTTTAGGCCGTAAGGGGATCCAGACGATCGGAGACCTCCTTTTCCACATCCCTTACCGCTACCTCGACCGGAGAAAACTCTCCTCCATCCGGGAGTTGATGCCGGGAAAAGACAGGACGGTGGTCGCTGAAATCTTGACCTGCGGGATCGCCTTCGCCGGCCGGCGGCGAAAAAAAATATTCGAGATGATCCTGTCGGATGGCACCGGCCGGATTTCGGCCAAATGGTTTCACTTCCCCAGTTTTATGCTGGCCCAATTCAAGAAAAAGATGTGGGTCCTGCTTTCCGGGGAAGCAACCGTCTATAACAAGGAGGCCCAGTTCATCCATCCGGAACTGCAGATCCTTGACGCGGAAGAAGCGCCCTTTGCGGAAGCCCCGGGGATTATCCCGCTCTACCCGTTGACGGAAGGGATCGGCCAGAGGGCCATCCGGAGGATCGTCCTGGCCGCACTCGAAAAATCCCGGTCTTCCCTCACAGAAACACTCCCCGCAGGCCTGAGGGAGAAAGAGAGACTGCTCCCCTTAAACGAGGCGCTGGAATGGATCCATAACCCCTCTCCCAACGAAGATATCCGGGCCCTCAATGAATTCCGATCCAGGGCCCATGAGCGACTCATCTTTGAGGAATTCTTCTTCGTGGAATTGGGGATAGCCCTGAAGAAGAGGGGGGTGAAGGAGGAACAGGGGGTTTCTTTCAAGGTGGAGGGGGTCTTTCTCTCCGATTTTTTAAAAAACCTTCCGTTCTCGCTGACCGGCGCCCAAAAAAAGGTTTTGCAGGAGATTGCGAAAGATATGTCAGGGCCGCAACCGATGAACCGATTGGTTCAGGGGGATGTCGGCTCCGGGAAAACGGTGGTTGCCTTGACAGCCTCTGTCATTGCGATGCAAAACGGTTTTCAAACCGCCTTGATGGCACCCACCGAGATCCTGGCTGAACAACATTACCTGACGGGCCGGGTTCTCCTTTCAGGGATCGGTCCTGGACCGCAACTCCTGACCAGCGGGACTCCAAAAACGGTGCGACAGGAGCTTTTGGCAAAGATAAAAAATGGTGAGGCCCCTCTGATCATCGGGACCCATGCCCTCCTGGAAGGAGAGGTCGTTTTCAAAAATCTGGGGCTGGTCTTGATCGATGAACAACATCGGTTTGGTGTCCTTCAACGATCTCTTTTGAGAAGGAAAGGGATTTCTTCAACAGGGCTCTCGCCAGACATCATCGTGATGACCGCCACGCCGATCCCCCGGACACTCTCGATGACCCTTTACGGCGACCTGGATGTTTCGATCATTGACGAACTTCCCGCCGGACGGAAGCCGGTTCCGACAAGGGTGGTCGGGGAACGGGCCCGGGAAAAAGTCTATGACGTCATCCGCCGCTGTCTCGAACGGGGAGAGCAGGCCTATATTGTTTATCCTTTAGTCGAGGAGAGCGAAAAACTGGACCTCAAAGATGCGACACGGATGGCCGAAGAATTGAAAAAGAGATTTCCCCAAAATCCGGTCGGGCTCCTTCACGGGAGGCTTTCACCGGACGAAAAGGCCGAGGTGATGTACTCCTTTAAGAAAAAAAGGATCGGACTGCTCGTCGCCACCACCGTGATCGAGGTCGGGATTGACGTCCCCAATGCCACACTGATGATCGTTGAGCATGCCGAACGGTTCGGGCTGGCCCAACTCCACCAGCTCCGGGGGAGGGTGGGGCGGGGGGAGAAAAATTCGCTCTGTCTTTTGATGGTCGGCGGCGTCAGGTCAGACGAGGCCAAGAGAAGACTCGCCGTGATGGAGGAGACCAACGACGGATTTCGAATCGCGGAGGAGGATCTGGCGATCCGTGGACCGGGGGAATTTCTGGGGACACGGCAATCCGGACTCCCCGACTTTCATATCGCCAACCTGATCCGCGACCTGCCGATTCTCTCGGTCGCCCGCAAAGAGGCGTTCCGGCTTGTCGAGGAAGATCCCTCCCTCCAAAAGGAGGAACACCGGCCTCTCAAACAAGTGGTCCGGGAGAGGTGGCAGGGAAAATTGGAATTGGCCGAGGTGGCGTAG
- a CDS encoding aminotransferase class I/II-fold pyridoxal phosphate-dependent enzyme: MEFPRVQQLPPYLLGVVTQMMTEARKKGQDIINLGMGNPDLPTPPVIVGKLIEAASKPKNHRYSISRGIPKLRMAICNWYKKNYNVELDPECEAIATIGAKEGYSHLMLAITQPGDVVLVPNPTYPIHTYACVIAGATVQGVPIDTQTDFFQNLEQAIKKAPARPKFLLLSFPSNPTTQVVDMTFFEKIIDFAKENNLLVIHDFAYADLVFDGYRAPSILQVPGARKVAVEIYSLSKSYSMPGWRVGFCVGNKEVIAALTRLKSYLDYGMFAPIQIAATVALNGSDNVVKEIVEIYRRRRDVLCEGLERIGWEIPKPWGTMFVWGKIPEGFRKSGSLEFSKLLLKEGLVAVSPGVGFGEHGEGFVRFALVENEKRIRQAVQGIKKVLS, translated from the coding sequence ATGGAGTTCCCCCGAGTCCAACAACTCCCCCCCTACCTTTTGGGGGTTGTCACCCAGATGATGACCGAGGCCCGGAAGAAGGGACAAGATATCATCAATCTGGGGATGGGAAACCCCGATCTGCCGACACCGCCGGTCATTGTGGGCAAGCTGATCGAAGCGGCCTCCAAACCGAAAAATCACCGTTATTCGATCTCCCGCGGTATCCCCAAGCTCCGGATGGCGATCTGCAACTGGTATAAGAAAAACTACAACGTCGAACTGGATCCGGAGTGCGAGGCGATTGCGACGATCGGCGCCAAGGAGGGGTATTCGCACCTGATGCTCGCCATCACACAACCGGGAGATGTTGTTCTGGTGCCGAACCCGACCTACCCGATCCATACCTATGCCTGTGTCATCGCCGGGGCCACGGTGCAGGGGGTGCCGATTGATACCCAGACCGATTTTTTTCAAAATCTGGAGCAGGCGATTAAAAAGGCACCGGCCCGTCCCAAATTCCTCCTCCTCTCATTCCCTTCAAACCCCACAACACAGGTCGTGGATATGACCTTCTTCGAGAAAATAATCGACTTTGCCAAAGAGAACAATCTTCTGGTGATCCATGATTTTGCCTATGCCGACCTTGTCTTTGACGGCTACCGGGCCCCCTCCATCCTCCAGGTCCCCGGGGCCCGGAAGGTGGCGGTGGAGATCTATTCCCTCTCCAAGAGCTACAGCATGCCGGGCTGGCGCGTCGGTTTTTGCGTCGGCAACAAGGAAGTGATCGCCGCATTGACCCGCTTGAAAAGTTATCTGGATTATGGGATGTTCGCCCCGATCCAGATTGCCGCCACCGTCGCACTGAATGGATCGGACAACGTGGTAAAGGAAATCGTGGAGATCTACCGCCGGCGGCGGGATGTCCTGTGCGAGGGACTCGAAAGAATCGGTTGGGAGATCCCCAAACCATGGGGGACGATGTTTGTCTGGGGAAAGATCCCGGAGGGTTTTCGGAAATCCGGTTCCCTTGAATTTTCAAAGTTGTTGTTAAAGGAAGGCTTGGTGGCTGTTTCGCCCGGTGTCGGTTTTGGGGAGCATGGCGAGGGGTTTGTGCGGTTTGCCCTCGTGGAAAACGAAAAAAGAATCCGGCAGGCGGTGCAGGGAATAAAAAAGGTGCTTTCATGA
- a CDS encoding homoserine dehydrogenase, whose amino-acid sequence MKKEFKIGLLGCGSVGTEVVRLLSQKKKLLEARSGLQFTLKKIAVRDLKKKRPSFVDQKLLTTRPEDVVGDPEIDIVVELMGGLETPEPLVLQAIRNGKSVVTGNKALLAERGLVLFQEAREKRVPIGFEASVAGGIPLLQAVSQGLIANEIEASYGIINGTSNYILSAMADHNLSFETALKEAQGRGFAEADPGLDIDGTDAAHKLSILATLCYGTAFPFRQVYIEGIRKITPFEIEMAKRFAYRIKLLAISRKSAGGIQLRVHPTMIPEIHPLASVSGGFNAITLIGDAVGETMFYGLGAGGRPTASAVVSDIVSVARGMPLPVSFKKEVSIESIDDLRSEYYLRFTAVDKPGVLSRIAGILGANEISIATVYQHEQDTGSKVPIVIMTHECREKNLKKALVEIDKLDAVAEPTLLVHVDKLKGH is encoded by the coding sequence ATGAAAAAAGAATTTAAAATTGGTTTGCTCGGCTGTGGATCGGTAGGGACGGAGGTCGTTCGTCTCTTGAGCCAAAAAAAGAAGCTCCTGGAGGCCCGGTCCGGCCTTCAGTTCACCTTAAAGAAAATTGCCGTCCGGGATCTCAAAAAGAAACGCCCCTCCTTTGTGGACCAAAAACTCCTGACAACCAGGCCGGAGGATGTTGTGGGTGATCCGGAGATTGACATCGTGGTCGAACTGATGGGAGGCCTCGAGACACCCGAGCCGCTGGTTCTCCAGGCGATCCGGAACGGAAAATCGGTGGTGACCGGAAACAAGGCGCTCCTCGCGGAACGGGGTCTTGTTCTTTTCCAGGAGGCACGGGAAAAAAGGGTGCCGATCGGCTTTGAGGCGAGCGTGGCGGGAGGGATTCCGCTCCTGCAGGCGGTTTCCCAAGGGTTGATCGCCAATGAGATCGAAGCCAGCTACGGGATTATCAACGGCACCTCCAATTACATCCTTTCCGCAATGGCCGATCATAATCTCTCCTTTGAAACGGCCCTTAAAGAGGCCCAAGGCCGTGGGTTTGCCGAGGCCGATCCGGGGCTGGATATCGACGGAACCGATGCGGCCCACAAACTCTCCATCCTGGCGACACTCTGTTACGGAACTGCTTTTCCATTCCGTCAGGTTTATATCGAAGGGATCCGCAAGATCACCCCCTTTGAAATAGAGATGGCCAAACGATTCGCCTACCGGATCAAGTTACTCGCCATTTCCAGGAAGAGTGCTGGCGGGATCCAACTGCGTGTCCATCCCACGATGATCCCCGAAATTCACCCCTTGGCCTCTGTTTCCGGGGGATTTAACGCGATCACCCTGATTGGGGATGCGGTGGGGGAAACGATGTTCTACGGCCTCGGGGCCGGGGGGCGACCGACCGCCTCAGCGGTTGTCAGCGATATTGTCTCCGTGGCCCGCGGGATGCCTCTCCCTGTCTCCTTCAAAAAAGAGGTCTCGATCGAATCGATCGACGACCTCCGCTCGGAATATTACCTCCGTTTCACCGCGGTGGACAAGCCGGGGGTCCTCTCCCGGATCGCCGGCATCCTTGGCGCCAACGAAATCAGCATCGCCACCGTCTACCAGCATGAGCAGGATACCGGCTCCAAGGTGCCGATCGTCATCATGACCCACGAATGCCGTGAAAAAAATCTGAAAAAGGCGCTCGTGGAGATCGATAAACTCGATGCCGTAGCCGAACCGACCCTGCTGGTCCATGTCGACAAATTGAAAGGTCACTAG
- a CDS encoding threonine synthase gives MHPGLIRRYRKQLPVSEEAIVTLLEGNTPLLPAPRLARQLLPGLQVFLKLEGLNPTGSFKDRGMTYAVSKAMEQGAQGIICASTGNTSASAAAFAARAGIKAIVVIPEGKIALGKLSQALVHGAKVFGIRGNFDEALTLVKEVSRERGLVLVNSINPYRLEGQKTAAFEVCDTLGKAPDYHLLPVGNAGNISAYWKGYQEYFEEGIITGKPKMIGFQASGAAPIVRGKIVARPETIATAIRIGNPANWQKALKARDESGGLIDTVTDAEILKAYRMVASLEGYFCEPASAAGIAGFFKLGKKGFFKKGETVVMTLTGHGLKDPDIAIKSSSKVVVIRPDVREILKRLDS, from the coding sequence ATGCACCCCGGGTTGATCCGCCGCTATCGAAAACAGCTACCGGTCTCGGAAGAGGCGATTGTCACCCTCCTGGAGGGAAACACCCCGCTCCTTCCCGCCCCACGACTGGCCAGACAACTCCTTCCAGGACTTCAAGTTTTCCTTAAGCTAGAAGGGCTAAACCCGACAGGATCATTCAAAGATCGCGGGATGACTTATGCCGTCTCCAAGGCGATGGAGCAAGGGGCGCAAGGGATCATCTGTGCCTCCACCGGAAACACCTCCGCCTCGGCCGCCGCTTTTGCCGCACGGGCCGGCATCAAGGCCATTGTGGTGATCCCTGAAGGGAAGATCGCCTTGGGAAAACTCTCTCAGGCCCTCGTCCATGGGGCCAAGGTCTTTGGGATCCGCGGCAATTTTGATGAGGCGTTGACCCTCGTCAAAGAGGTCTCCCGAGAAAGGGGGCTTGTCCTGGTCAATTCGATCAATCCGTACCGGCTGGAGGGGCAAAAAACTGCCGCCTTCGAGGTATGCGACACCCTTGGCAAGGCCCCGGATTATCATCTCCTCCCGGTGGGTAATGCCGGCAACATCAGCGCCTATTGGAAGGGGTACCAGGAATATTTTGAGGAGGGAATTATCACCGGAAAACCAAAAATGATCGGCTTTCAGGCCAGCGGCGCCGCGCCGATTGTCCGCGGAAAGATCGTGGCCAGGCCGGAAACAATCGCCACCGCCATACGAATCGGCAATCCGGCCAATTGGCAAAAGGCGCTGAAGGCACGAGATGAATCCGGGGGACTGATCGATACGGTCACCGATGCCGAAATCCTGAAGGCCTATCGGATGGTCGCCTCGCTCGAGGGGTATTTTTGTGAACCGGCCTCCGCCGCCGGTATCGCCGGATTTTTCAAACTCGGCAAAAAAGGATTTTTTAAAAAAGGGGAGACGGTTGTCATGACCCTCACCGGTCACGGACTCAAGGATCCCGACATTGCCATCAAGAGTTCCAGCAAGGTCGTCGTCATCAGACCGGATGTCAGAGAGATTTTGAAGAGGCTTGACAGCTGA
- the glpX gene encoding class II fructose-bisphosphatase: MDRNLALEAVRATEAAAISSARVMGRGDNHLADQAAVNAMRNSLNSIPFSGTVVIGEGERDEAPMLYIGEKVGTGEGGVKVDIALDPLEGTTLTAHGQPNALSVIAMADEGCFLHAPDTYMDKIAVGPRAKGVIDITQSPTWNLKQLAKAKQCGFSDLTAIILDRPRHENLIQEVRRSGARIRLITDGDVSAAISTCWKETGIDVLFGIGGAPEGVIAAAALRCVGGDMQGVLKPRNQNEIDRAKKMGVADINKVYTLEELAKGDVMFAATGVTNGDFLKGVRFFGGGATTHSVVMRSKTGTVRYMEVIHHFDRKPQFYKD, encoded by the coding sequence ATGGATAGAAACCTTGCCCTGGAAGCGGTTCGTGCCACAGAGGCGGCCGCCATTTCCTCCGCCCGCGTGATGGGGCGGGGAGATAATCATCTGGCCGACCAGGCGGCCGTCAATGCGATGCGGAATTCCCTCAATTCAATCCCTTTTTCCGGTACCGTTGTGATCGGGGAAGGGGAGAGGGACGAGGCGCCGATGCTCTACATCGGCGAGAAGGTCGGCACCGGGGAGGGGGGGGTTAAAGTGGATATCGCCCTTGACCCTCTTGAAGGAACAACACTCACCGCCCACGGGCAACCGAACGCCCTTTCGGTCATCGCGATGGCAGACGAGGGGTGCTTTCTCCATGCCCCGGATACCTACATGGACAAGATTGCCGTTGGTCCGCGGGCCAAGGGGGTCATTGACATCACCCAGTCCCCCACCTGGAACCTGAAGCAACTCGCCAAGGCAAAACAATGTGGGTTCTCCGACCTGACCGCCATCATCCTGGACCGGCCCCGTCATGAAAACCTGATTCAGGAAGTCCGGCGGTCCGGGGCACGCATCCGTTTGATCACCGATGGCGACGTCTCCGCCGCCATCTCCACCTGCTGGAAGGAGACCGGGATCGATGTCCTCTTCGGCATCGGCGGCGCCCCCGAAGGGGTTATCGCGGCGGCCGCCCTCCGCTGTGTCGGCGGTGACATGCAAGGGGTCCTGAAGCCTCGCAACCAGAACGAGATTGACCGGGCCAAAAAAATGGGGGTTGCGGATATTAACAAGGTCTACACCCTTGAGGAATTGGCGAAGGGGGACGTCATGTTTGCGGCGACAGGGGTCACCAACGGTGATTTTCTCAAAGGGGTCCGTTTCTTTGGCGGCGGGGCCACAACCCACTCTGTGGTGATGCGTTCCAAGACGGGGACAGTCCGCTACATGGAAGTAATCCACCACTTTGACCGAAAACCGCAATTCTACAAAGACTGA
- a CDS encoding SRPBCC family protein, with amino-acid sequence MPEISSSVEIKASPKIVYGIVTDFEKYPEFLPETKSVEIKKEGRSPQVRFQIQVIKTISYLLQFNLKPLTDVCWKLVEGDIFKRNSGFWKFEEVKKGVTKATYSIDVDFGVLVPRMITHMLVGKSLPQMLERFKKRAEKL; translated from the coding sequence ATGCCTGAAATCTCCTCCTCCGTTGAAATTAAGGCCTCCCCAAAAATTGTTTACGGGATCGTGACTGATTTTGAGAAATACCCTGAGTTCCTCCCAGAAACAAAGTCTGTTGAAATTAAAAAAGAGGGGCGAAGTCCCCAGGTCCGTTTTCAAATCCAGGTCATCAAGACCATCTCCTATCTCCTTCAATTCAACCTCAAACCCCTGACAGACGTCTGCTGGAAACTGGTCGAGGGGGATATTTTCAAGAGAAATAGCGGCTTCTGGAAGTTTGAAGAGGTCAAAAAAGGGGTGACGAAGGCAACCTATTCCATCGATGTCGATTTTGGCGTCCTTGTCCCACGCATGATCACCCATATGCTCGTCGGGAAAAGCCTGCCGCAGATGCTCGAACGGTTCAAGAAGAGGGCTGAAAAACTTTAA